In one Candidatus Acidiferrales bacterium genomic region, the following are encoded:
- a CDS encoding c-type cytochrome: MRFPHMLALLIALAAPAVHGDRSGRAAAAPQVSGQQPAPPSQAKPAVPPAIPSVIPPEAAQKSNPVKATPESVEAGKRLFVSQCAMCHGTEGDGKGDLAVELKWEVKDWRNPEALKDKTDGALFYLLTAGKGHMPGQEKRMTDTQKWNLVNFIRSLAKETKKEEKKPGQDQP, translated from the coding sequence ATGAGATTCCCCCACATGCTCGCTTTGCTCATCGCGCTCGCCGCTCCCGCTGTTCACGGCGATCGTTCAGGGCGAGCTGCGGCGGCTCCCCAGGTGTCGGGACAACAGCCAGCTCCACCTTCGCAAGCCAAGCCGGCGGTACCGCCCGCAATTCCGTCTGTCATTCCCCCCGAGGCCGCTCAAAAATCCAATCCCGTCAAAGCGACGCCGGAATCGGTGGAGGCGGGCAAACGGCTTTTCGTCAGCCAATGCGCCATGTGTCATGGCACGGAGGGCGATGGCAAAGGCGACTTGGCGGTGGAACTGAAATGGGAAGTGAAGGACTGGCGCAACCCGGAAGCGCTCAAGGACAAAACCGACGGCGCCCTCTTTTACCTGCTGACAGCGGGCAAGGGGCACATGCCCGGCCAGGAAAAGCGCATGACCGACACGCAAAAATGGAACCTGGTGAATTTTATCCGTTCGCTGGCAAAGGAAACCAAAAAGGAAGAAAAGAAGCCCGGGCAAGACCAACCCTGA
- a CDS encoding endonuclease/exonuclease/phosphatase family protein, which translates to MAKAFSLASWNVEHFKDDPNRVGRVVDFLRRQDADVFTLYEVEGKTVFQQLVSKLPAYQFHITEGPQVQEILVGVRSGLTAFFTQRLEFKSGNSLLRPGALLTLRIDSEDYPILFLHTKSGSKPIGLGIRDDMFAHAFKLKKKLDQVAGGQGKAKFLFLGDLNTMGMEYPFQKDISPTLELQKLDREAAKAKMRRLTKNREYTWSNGPQSKMPPANLDHVVASEQLRLRPFGGKDIEVRGWPAEATAERQADWIRKFSDHALLFLEVQKG; encoded by the coding sequence ATGGCGAAGGCATTTTCGCTGGCGTCTTGGAATGTCGAGCATTTCAAAGATGACCCCAACCGGGTCGGACGCGTCGTGGACTTCCTTCGGCGGCAGGATGCCGACGTCTTTACGCTCTACGAGGTGGAGGGCAAGACGGTATTCCAACAGTTGGTCAGCAAGCTCCCAGCCTACCAGTTCCACATCACCGAGGGGCCGCAGGTTCAGGAAATTCTGGTGGGTGTGCGGAGCGGCTTGACTGCGTTCTTCACTCAACGCCTCGAGTTCAAGTCCGGCAACTCCCTGCTGCGCCCGGGCGCTTTGCTGACCCTGCGCATCGACAGCGAGGATTACCCCATCCTGTTCCTGCACACCAAGAGCGGCTCAAAGCCGATCGGGCTCGGCATCCGTGACGATATGTTTGCCCATGCGTTCAAGTTGAAAAAGAAGCTTGACCAAGTTGCCGGCGGCCAGGGGAAGGCCAAGTTCCTCTTCCTCGGCGACCTGAACACGATGGGGATGGAATACCCCTTCCAGAAGGATATTTCACCCACGCTGGAATTGCAGAAGCTGGACAGAGAGGCAGCGAAGGCAAAGATGCGCCGGCTGACCAAGAATCGCGAGTACACGTGGTCTAACGGACCTCAGTCCAAAATGCCACCCGCCAACCTGGATCACGTAGTGGCCTCCGAGCAGTTGCGCTTGCGCCCGTTTGGGGGGAAGGATATCGAGGTGCGTGGCTGGCCCGCCGAAGCGACAGCCGAACGGCAGGCCGACTGGATTCGCAAATTCTCCGACCACGCCTTGCTCTTCCTGGAGGTGCAGAAGGGTTAG